The Terriglobia bacterium DNA window CGATCTCGCCTATAGCGACGAGGAGTATGGGGGGAATCGGTAGGATTCCGAACTCTCGACTGATTTTGGGGCACTGTTGACGAATACACAAAAAGATGAGATATTTACACATCAGGAGAGTTCCCGATAAGATGCGGACCAATATCGACATCGACGACCGTTTGATGCGCCAGGCGCTTAGGAGTAGTGGTGCGCGGACAAAGCGAGCTGTCGTGGAAGCTGGGCTGCGACTGCTCATTAAGACTCGTGCTCAAGCCACGATCCGCCGGCTGCGGGGTAAGATCCAATGGCACGGTGATCTGAACATCTCGCGCCTCGGGCGTATGTCGGAGTAGGATGCCGCGTGGTGATCGTGGACACTACGGTCTGGGTTGACTACCTGCGTGGTGCGCGGAACCCCGAAACAGACTGGCTAAACGTCGAACTCGATCGACGACGTTTTGGATTAACAGATCTGATCCTCTGTGAGGTTCTTCAGGGTATTCGCGACGATCTCTCCTTTTCTCGGGTGCAGCGCGAGCTCGGCAAGTTTGAGGTGTTCGAGACAGGCGGGGTGGAGCTGGCTGTTGCGGCGGCTCGGAATTTCCGGAAGCTTCGTCAACAAGGTCACACCGTGCGCAAGACCATCGATTGCTTAATTGCCACGTTCTGTCTTCGAGATGGGCATTCCCTACTGCACCGAGATCGCGACTTCGATCCGTTCGAACAAATCCTTGGACTCTCCGTTATCCGCCCATGAGTGGATGCCGAGGTTTCCTGCGCCGCGTACGTAACCAGCCTCCCCTGATCGTCGACCCCCTGGCGTTGGTCCAGGGGCTTATTGAACATCTTCTGCGGCAATCATCTGCTGTGTGCCCGCCTGTTCAGCGACCGGTTGAGCACGGAGACGATGCGGGCCAACCTGTTGCGGCTGTACGGCTTGCGCACCGCCACCTCATAACCGATTCGCGAAATGAGCTGCAAAATCTGCGAGAAAATGCCGCATACTCTACTCGAGGCTGAGTCCTGCTCTGACTCGTTTGGTTTACCGCAACCTACAACTCGGTCGCAGCCTTCATTCGGCCTAGGACTACACTAGGAGTGCGTGCGAACTGAACTGTTCCGGGCCATTGCCGAATTGAGAAACGACGATCCGGAGTCGATGGAGCGTGCACTCGCGCTTGTCCGGCAGACCGCCTTTTCCTTTAGCATGAAGGTGTGCGGTCATCGTGAGGACGCCGAGGATACAGCTCAAGAAACCCTGATCCGCGCGGTACCTGAACTCTCCAACTTTGATAGCCCAGAGGCACTCGCGGTGTGGTTGTACAAGGTTGCGCGCAGCCGCTGCCTGATGAGCCGGCGGCGCAGCAAGTTCGCCCCCAAACAAGACCTTTCGCTCGACGAACTCCTCCCCGACCGCAGCGAACTGGAGGCGCTCACCGCTTCCCGCGAAGGCGGCCCGGAACAACAACTCCTGCGTGCGGAGAATCGCGAAGAACTGCAGCGCGCGGTGCTGAAAATCCCGCCCGACTATCGCATGGTTCTGGTTCTCCACGACATGGAAGAGCTCTCCACCGCGGAGGTGGCGCGCATCACCGGGCTTCGCGAAGGCACAGTACGCGTGCGCTTGCACCGCGCCCGAGTCTTCCTCCGCAATCAGTTGGCGCGCAAGGTCAAAACCGCCGCCACCGGCGCAAAACCCCAGGCGGCACTGCGCTGCAAACGGCTGTTCTCCATGCTTTCCGATTACCTCGATCAGGAACTCGATCCCTCGCTTTGCCAGAACATGGAGAGCCACCTCGGCGACTGTTCTCCCTGCAAGGCATATCTGGCGAGCCTGGAGGAAACCGTCCGCCGCTGCAAGCGTCACTGTACCGAGGAACTCAAAACCAAGGTGCGCGCCCAGTTCCACGAACTACTTCGGGAATCCTCCGCCGCAAAAGCCGCCCGCTAGCCATTGGAATCACTGACAAGGCGCCCGACAATCCTGTAACAAATCTCCGTTGGACTGCATTTATCCGTGTTCCGCTAATGGAGGTTTGCCATGATCCAGGCTTCCGTCGCCCTGACCCAGACCTCGGGAACAGGCCGCCAGTTTGTCGTCACTACCGGCACCGGACACCACGTCATCATTGACGACGCCGTCGGCGCCACCGGCCCCAAGCCGATCGAGTTGGTGGCGGCCGCGTTGGCAGGTTGCACCGCCTTCGACGTCATCAACATACTGCGCAAGAAGCGTCAAAATGTCACTGCCTACGAGGTGCATGTCGAGGCTGACCAGGCGCCCGAACCTCCGCAGGTGTTCACCAGGGTTCGCATCCGGCACATCCTGACCGGCGTGGATGTGGACCGCGAAGCCGTCGCCGCCGCGATCCATCTGTCCGAATCGAAGTATTGCTCGGTGGGTGCGATGGTACAGAAGTCGGCCGAATTCACAACTTCCTTCGAAATCATTCCCGCGCACGTGGCTGAGCTTGTGGCGGCTGGAGTCCACGGACAATGAAACCCGTTACCGCCATCAGCCTGATCGCGGCACTGCTCGCGGCGTTTGGGCTGCCGCTGGCTGCCTTCGCGCAAACCACCCTGAC harbors:
- a CDS encoding sigma-70 family RNA polymerase sigma factor — translated: MRTELFRAIAELRNDDPESMERALALVRQTAFSFSMKVCGHREDAEDTAQETLIRAVPELSNFDSPEALAVWLYKVARSRCLMSRRRSKFAPKQDLSLDELLPDRSELEALTASREGGPEQQLLRAENREELQRAVLKIPPDYRMVLVLHDMEELSTAEVARITGLREGTVRVRLHRARVFLRNQLARKVKTAATGAKPQAALRCKRLFSMLSDYLDQELDPSLCQNMESHLGDCSPCKAYLASLEETVRRCKRHCTEELKTKVRAQFHELLRESSAAKAAR
- a CDS encoding type II toxin-antitoxin system VapB family antitoxin, which codes for MRTNIDIDDRLMRQALRSSGARTKRAVVEAGLRLLIKTRAQATIRRLRGKIQWHGDLNISRLGRMSE
- a CDS encoding OsmC family protein, encoding MIQASVALTQTSGTGRQFVVTTGTGHHVIIDDAVGATGPKPIELVAAALAGCTAFDVINILRKKRQNVTAYEVHVEADQAPEPPQVFTRVRIRHILTGVDVDREAVAAAIHLSESKYCSVGAMVQKSAEFTTSFEIIPAHVAELVAAGVHGQ
- a CDS encoding PIN domain nuclease, encoding MVIVDTTVWVDYLRGARNPETDWLNVELDRRRFGLTDLILCEVLQGIRDDLSFSRVQRELGKFEVFETGGVELAVAAARNFRKLRQQGHTVRKTIDCLIATFCLRDGHSLLHRDRDFDPFEQILGLSVIRP